One genomic window of Bacteroidota bacterium includes the following:
- a CDS encoding SDR family oxidoreductase: MEPLFDLTGRVAVVTGSLGLLGKQHALALASAGARVVVTDLNADGCRSFASQLPGNALGLAADITSKQSVTNLRDTILKETGRIDILVNNAAINDQFENPKATADLSRFENYPVELFEKSLQVNILGTFLCCQVLGTVMAEAGKGSIINIASTYGMNGPDQSIYIRPDGSQPFFKPPAYSTTKGGIIAFTKFLAAYWGNRGVRVNTLSPGGVENNQDDFFINNYSRKTMLGRMAAPTDYHGAVVFLASDASAYMTGANLVVDGGWTAW; the protein is encoded by the coding sequence ATGGAACCACTGTTTGATCTGACCGGCCGGGTTGCCGTTGTCACCGGTTCTTTGGGTCTTCTGGGAAAACAACATGCGCTTGCACTGGCCTCGGCCGGTGCACGGGTGGTCGTCACCGATCTGAATGCCGACGGTTGCCGGTCATTCGCTTCACAGCTTCCCGGAAATGCCCTTGGACTTGCCGCCGATATCACCAGCAAGCAATCGGTTACCAATCTGCGCGATACCATTCTGAAGGAAACCGGCCGGATCGATATTCTTGTGAATAACGCAGCCATCAATGATCAATTCGAAAATCCGAAAGCAACCGCCGACCTGTCCCGGTTCGAAAATTACCCGGTGGAGTTGTTTGAAAAATCGCTTCAGGTAAACATTCTCGGCACTTTCCTGTGCTGTCAGGTTCTTGGAACCGTTATGGCCGAAGCCGGGAAAGGCAGCATCATCAACATTGCCTCAACCTATGGAATGAACGGACCCGATCAGTCCATTTACATCCGTCCGGATGGATCACAACCCTTTTTTAAACCGCCTGCCTATTCGACGACAAAAGGGGGCATTATCGCTTTCACGAAATTTCTGGCTGCGTACTGGGGAAATCGTGGAGTTCGTGTCAACACGTTGTCACCCGGCGGAGTGGAAAACAATCAGGACGATTTTTTTATCAACAATTACAGCCGCAAAACCATGCTGGGCCGGATGGCAGCGCCAACCGACTATCACGGCGCTGTGGTTTTTCTGGCAAGCGATGCGTCGGCCTACATGACGGGTGCCAACCTTGTTGTGGACGGCGGATGGACG